A window from Leuconostoc mesenteroides subsp. mesenteroides encodes these proteins:
- a CDS encoding phosphatidate cytidylyltransferase, which produces MKTRVITAVVALIIFVPLLIIGGTPLLILTLAMAVVAMGEILRMKHRFFVSAEALLSFIGVIVFTLPKATWQDMPFNINGNVIFYIIVFLLLLHTVLSRNHFNFDDAGTLALTIVYIGTGFHYFFQADSKGIATVMFGMLIVWITDSGAYMVGRAIGKNKLAPKISPNKTWEGSIGGSMVAIIVIPALFTIFKWLPNYNFIELLAFTAILSIAGQLGDLIESGFKRHYGVKDSGNILPGHGGILDRFDSMLIVMPMMAVLGILN; this is translated from the coding sequence ATGAAAACACGTGTTATTACAGCAGTCGTTGCTTTAATTATCTTTGTGCCATTGTTAATAATTGGTGGTACACCTCTTTTGATTTTGACGTTAGCCATGGCAGTTGTTGCGATGGGCGAAATTCTACGTATGAAGCATCGCTTTTTCGTATCTGCCGAAGCATTGTTGAGCTTTATTGGTGTTATTGTATTCACGTTACCAAAAGCGACTTGGCAAGATATGCCCTTTAATATTAATGGAAACGTCATTTTTTACATTATTGTTTTCTTACTTTTGTTACACACCGTTTTGAGTCGTAATCATTTTAATTTTGACGATGCAGGAACATTGGCGTTGACGATTGTATATATTGGTACAGGATTCCATTACTTTTTTCAAGCAGATAGTAAAGGGATTGCTACGGTCATGTTCGGTATGTTGATTGTATGGATTACTGATTCAGGTGCTTATATGGTTGGACGTGCGATTGGCAAAAATAAGTTGGCGCCTAAAATCAGCCCTAATAAAACTTGGGAAGGTTCTATTGGTGGCAGCATGGTAGCTATTATTGTTATTCCGGCACTATTTACTATCTTCAAATGGTTACCCAATTATAACTTTATCGAATTGCTGGCGTTTACGGCTATTTTGTCTATTGCTGGTCAATTAGGTGACTTAATTGAATCCGGCTTCAAACGTCATTATGGCGTGAAGGATTCTGGTAATATTTTGCCTGGACATGGCGGGATATTAGACCGCTTTGACTCAATGTTAATCGTTATGCCCATGATGGCCGTATTGGGTATACTCAATTAA